From a single Accipiter gentilis chromosome 8, bAccGen1.1, whole genome shotgun sequence genomic region:
- the ZNF281 gene encoding zinc finger protein 281, producing MKLGSGFLGGGGGGGGSSSSSKRAAAMEPSFPPGMVMFNHRLPPVTSFTRAAAPPPAAQHPPQCVLPPASAAAASSTAAAEPPAPPPPQDMTFKKEPAGAFPSAPSSSQRSPWGFLQSLVSIKQEKPSEQEEEEQQQPQHHHHYGGLFGGAGEERPPGLGSSSGEGNGQSVIQDLSLLHHLHQHPHRDLLLSGRGEGAPGSSGEPKHDAQVKKAKRPKPETQGIKAKRKPSASSKPPLVGDAEGAIASPSQKPHVCEHCSAAFRSSYHLRRHVLIHTGERPFQCSQCSMGFIQKYLLQRHEKIHSREKPFGCDQCSMKFIQKYHMERHKRTHSGEKPYKCDTCQQYFSRTDRLLKHRRTCGEAIGKAGAGMEAGSSNNMGSLAVLSQGNTSSSRRKSKTKSTSTENKGNKCSSKVTESQVTSNVAMPNYAVDIPIVSSSGGLVGTGVEELQKKVPKLVLKKGSRKQADKSYLNFVSPLPDILGQKPLSGKQSGSLGLVANTGVETIGLLQSTGGKPGQISSNYDDAMQFSKKRRYLQTASSNSAFSINVGHMTSQQSVIQSAGVSVMDNEAPLCLIDSASLNSEIKSCHDKSGIPDEVLQSLLDQYSHKSEGQKEDPFSITEQRVDLHTSGEHSEMVQEENLSPNSQTVSNDKASMLQEYSKYLQQAFERTTNSTGFAFGPSFQFVSLSSTLHNHTLFQDKQIYTTSPLECGFSQSVTSVLPTALPKPPFGMLLGSQPGFYLSALEATHQQLTPSQELDDLIDPQKNLETSSNYQSTSQKLSGQKEQKNLDSSASFQIPSQELTSQIDPQKDIEPRATYQIENFAQAFGSQFKSGSRVPMTFITNSNGEVDHRVRTSVSDFSGYTNMMSDVSEPCSTRVKTPTSQSYR from the coding sequence ATGAAACTCGGCAGCGGCttcctcggcggcggcggcggcggcggcggcagcagcagcagcagcaagagggcGGCGGCCATGGAGCCCTCCTTCCCCCCCGGCATGGTTATGTTCAACCACCGCCTGCCCCCGGTCACCAGCTTCACCCGGGCGGCCGCGCCCCCCCCGGCGGCCCAGCACCCCCCGCAGTGCGTGTTACCTccggcctccgccgccgccgcttcctccACGGCGGCGGCCGAGCCCCCGGCGCCTCCTCCCCCTCAGGACATGACTTTCAAGAAGGAGCCGGCGGGGGCTTTCCCCTCCGCTCCCTCCTCCTCGCAGAGGAGCCCCTGGGGCTTTCTGCAGTCCCTAGTGAGCATCAAGCAAGAGAAGCCCAgcgagcaggaggaagaggagcagcagcagccgcagcaccATCACCACTACGGGGGGCTCTTtgggggagcgggggaggagaGACCCCCCGGCCTGGGGAGCAGCAGTGGGGAAGGAAACGGCCAGAGCGTGATTCAGGACCTCAGCCTTCTTCACCACCTGCACCAGCATCCCCACCGAGACCTGTTACTGAGTGGCAGAGGCGAGGGCGCCCCTGGGAGCTCGGGTGAGCCAAAGCACGATGCCCAGGTCAAGAAGGCAAAGAGGCCAAAGCCAGAAACTCAGGGAATCAAAGCCAAGCGGAAGCCAAGCGCTTCATCCAAACCCCCCCTGGTGGGAGATGCAGAAGGTGCCATTGCGTCCCCCAGTCAGAAACCTCACGTCTGCGAACACTGCAGCGCTGCCTTCAGGAGCTCCTATCACTTGCGCAGACACGTGCTCATTCACACGGGGGAGAGGCCTTTCCAGTGCAGCCAGTGCAGCATGGGTTTCATCCAGAAGTACTTACTGCAGAGACACGAGAAGATCCACAGCAGGGAGAAGCCTTTTGGGTGTGACCAGTGTAGCATGAAGTTCATCCAGAAGTACCACATGGAAAGACACAAGAGGACGCATAGCGGAGAAAAGCCATACAAATGTGACACTTGCCAGCAGTATTTTTCAAGGACTGATAGACTGTTGAAGCACAGAAGAACATGTGGTGAAGCCATAGGTAAAGCAGGGGCTGGAATGGAGGCCGGATCATCAAATAACATGGGTAGCTTGGCTGTGTTGTCTCAGGGAAATACAAGTTCCtcaaggagaaaaagtaaaacaaaaagtacatccactgaaaacaaaggaaataagtGTAGCAGCAAAGTAACTGAATCTCAAGTTACAAGTAACGTGGCCATGCCAAATTATGCAGTTGATATTCCTATCGTGTCTTCCAGTGGTGGTTTAGTTGGCACGGGTGTAGAAGAACTTCAGAAAAAGGTGCCAAAACTGGTCttgaaaaaaggaagcagaaaacaggCAGACAAAAGTTACCTTAATTTTGTATCACCACTGCCAGATATCTTGGGGCAAAAACCACTGTCTGGGAAACAAAGTGGCTCTCTAGGCCTAGTAGCCAATACTGGTGTAGAAACTATTGGCCTTCTCCAAAGTACAGGTGGTAAACCAGGTCAAATAAGTAGCAATTATGATGATGCCatgcagttttcaaagaaaagaagatacTTACAAACTGCAAGCAGTAACAGTGCCTTTTCAATTAATGTCGGACACATGACTTCCCAGCAGTCCGTCATCCAGTCTGCAGGTGTTAGTGTTATGGATAACGAAGCTCCATTATGTCTTATTGATTCAGCATCTTTAAATAGTGAAATAAAGTCTTGCCATGACAAATCTGGTATTCCTGATGAAGTTTTACAGAGCCTTTTGGACCAGTACTCTCACAAATCAGAAGGCCAGAAAGAAGATCCTTTTAGTATAACTGAACAGCGTGTGGACTTGCACACCTCAGGAGAGCATTCAGAGATGGTTCAGGAAGAAAATTTGAGCCCTAACTCTCAAACAGTTTCAAATGATAAGGCGAGCATGTTGCAAGAATACTCCAAATACCTCCAACAAGCCTTTGAAAGAACAACCAATagcactggttttgcttttggacCCAGTTTCCAATTTGTTAGCTTGTCTTCAACTCTCCATAACCACACTCTGTTTCAAGACAAACAGATATACACTACATCTCCACTTGAGTGTGGCTTCAGCCAATCCGTTACCTCAGTATTGCCAACTGCATTGCCAAAACCTCCGTTTGGGATGTTGCTTGGATCTCAGCCAGGCTTTTATTTGTCTGCTTTGGAGGCTACGCATCAACAGTTGACTCCTTCTCAAGAGCTGGATGATCTCATTGATCCGCAGAAAAACTTGGAGACTTCATCTAACTACCAGTCGACATCTCAGAAACTGAGTGgccagaaggaacagaaaaacttAGACTCCTCAGCAAGCTTTCAGATCCCATCTCAGGAGTTAACTAGCCAGATAGATCCTCAGAAGGACATAGAGCCTAGAGCAACCTACCAGATCGAGAACTTTGCACAAGCTTTTGGTTCTCAGTTTAAGTCGGGCAGCAGGGTGCCAATGACTTTTATCACTAACTCTAATGGAGAAGTGGACCATAGAGTAAGGACTTCAGTGTCAGATTTCTCAGGGT